From one Brevibacterium sp. 'Marine' genomic stretch:
- a CDS encoding TetR/AcrR family transcriptional regulator gives MPKIVDHDQRRLDLVQATLRLIVRQGLNGATMRDIATEAGFANGVIKSYFGSKADLLAATYLYVFEATNARVATSTAGLRGLDALRAFAYEVLPVTPELHDEARVVLSYLAEVAQNPDHARATAETMELWRAWIVAWLGEADADGRLRGEVDIESEAEVLLTYFLGAQTTAIIGGYGFDFAGFRAQLDYLIARLGRSS, from the coding sequence ATGCCCAAGATCGTCGACCACGACCAGCGTCGACTGGACCTCGTGCAGGCGACGCTGCGCCTGATCGTCCGCCAAGGTCTGAATGGGGCGACGATGCGCGATATCGCGACTGAGGCGGGCTTCGCCAATGGAGTCATCAAGTCGTATTTCGGGTCGAAGGCAGACCTGCTGGCGGCCACCTATCTCTACGTCTTCGAGGCCACGAATGCCAGGGTGGCGACCTCGACGGCGGGTCTGCGTGGGCTCGATGCGCTGCGTGCCTTCGCCTATGAGGTGCTCCCGGTGACGCCGGAGCTGCATGATGAGGCCCGCGTCGTCCTGTCCTATCTCGCCGAGGTGGCCCAGAATCCCGATCATGCCCGCGCGACCGCTGAGACCATGGAGCTGTGGCGGGCGTGGATCGTGGCCTGGCTCGGTGAGGCCGACGCCGATGGTCGGCTGCGGGGCGAGGTCGACATCGAATCGGAGGCCGAGGTGCTCCTGACGTATTTCCTCGGTGCGCAGACCACTGCGATCATCGGCGGGTACGGATTCGACTTCGCCGGTTTCCGGGCCCAGCTCGACTATCTCATCGCCCGACTCGGCCGGTCGAGCTGA
- a CDS encoding helix-turn-helix domain-containing protein — protein sequence MLLEDTANDFDDWRSLVSDSFVPLDTEPQRRGGFQGRISARDYDSVVMSQINAHPHAVLRTPELIARARSESHGCPAGTNYFKVSLQLDGHGLLVQDGREMALAPGSLAIYDTSRPYTLSFDSDFSSYVMMFPQSRVNLPAGTVGQLTATPIGADHQLGSVVAQVISQAGAMLPTLSRATGVRLAGNVVDLLTTVMADELSATGSEIDERQRLCAEITDYIDAHLSDPQLTPSTIAAAHFISVRTLHQIFEGSGETVAGEIRRRRVEKCRLDLADPGQRQTPVAAIGARWGLSDPAHFSRLFRSVVGQPPAGYRRSAQAG from the coding sequence ATGTTGCTTGAAGACACTGCGAACGACTTCGACGACTGGCGGAGCCTGGTCTCGGACTCGTTCGTCCCCCTCGATACCGAACCCCAGCGCCGAGGCGGATTCCAGGGTCGCATCAGCGCGCGCGATTACGACTCCGTGGTGATGTCGCAGATCAACGCCCACCCGCATGCCGTCCTGCGCACTCCCGAGCTGATCGCCCGAGCCCGATCGGAATCGCACGGCTGCCCGGCCGGGACGAACTACTTCAAGGTCTCACTGCAGCTCGACGGGCACGGTCTGCTCGTCCAGGACGGGCGAGAGATGGCCCTGGCCCCCGGCTCGCTGGCCATCTACGACACATCGCGTCCCTATACGCTCAGCTTCGATTCGGACTTCTCGTCCTACGTCATGATGTTTCCGCAGTCGCGGGTCAACCTTCCTGCCGGAACCGTCGGTCAGCTCACCGCCACCCCGATCGGTGCCGACCACCAGCTCGGCTCGGTCGTCGCCCAGGTCATCTCCCAGGCCGGGGCCATGCTGCCGACCCTCAGCCGGGCGACCGGTGTGCGGCTGGCCGGCAACGTCGTCGATCTGCTCACCACGGTGATGGCCGATGAGCTCTCGGCCACAGGCAGTGAGATCGACGAACGGCAGCGACTGTGTGCCGAGATCACCGACTACATCGATGCTCATCTCTCGGACCCGCAGCTCACCCCCTCGACCATCGCCGCCGCCCACTTCATCTCGGTGCGCACCCTGCATCAGATCTTCGAAGGCAGCGGTGAGACCGTGGCCGGGGAGATCCGGCGGCGGCGCGTCGAGAAGTGCCGACTCGACCTCGCCGACCCCGGGCAACGGCAGACTCCGGTGGCCGCCATCGGCGCCCGGTGGGGACTGAGCGACCCTGCCCACTTCTCCCGGCTGTTCCGCAGCGTCGTCGGCCAGCCGCCCGCCGGGTATCGCCGCAGCGCCCAGGCCGGCTGA
- a CDS encoding APC family permease codes for MIIAASAPLTVVAGGVPSNFAVTGLVGIPLSFVVLGIVLILFAIGYAAMSRHVHNAGAFFAYISKGLGKPAGMGAAMTALVAYNAMQIGIAGMFGFVFSSFLDTLFGVSWSWWVCALIAWVIVGIMGVLRVDFSAKVLGIIVGAEFLVVIVFDIIGLAHSPEGITGDGLAFDQLFAPGVGAALAFSIAAFMGFESGAIYNEEVKDPRRTAGRATVIAVSIIAVFYAFSAWAMVIGEGASQVIGRSQEFGPDLMFVFLGEHAPVWFVDLGNLLFLTSLLAALVAFHNIVARYVFALGRDRVLPQSLARTSRRTGAPVAGSLTQSALALVIILVFAVVGSGSDDPLFPVVTLFTWLTNMGAFGLVLLMALTALAVVGFLRTKSGEYSLWTRVIAPGLSAVGLLALFVAIVINFNVLIGAEGTSVLSWLLPAIVLVPGLIGTIWAIVLRSSAPHLYAGIGSGGSLG; via the coding sequence ATGATCATCGCCGCCTCGGCGCCGTTGACCGTCGTCGCCGGCGGCGTACCCAGCAACTTCGCCGTCACCGGTCTGGTCGGGATTCCGCTGTCCTTCGTCGTCCTCGGAATCGTCCTCATCCTCTTCGCGATCGGCTATGCCGCGATGAGCCGCCACGTCCACAACGCCGGCGCCTTCTTCGCCTACATCTCGAAAGGTCTGGGCAAGCCCGCCGGGATGGGGGCGGCGATGACCGCGCTCGTCGCCTATAACGCCATGCAGATCGGCATCGCCGGAATGTTCGGCTTCGTCTTCTCCTCGTTCCTCGACACCCTCTTCGGCGTCTCCTGGTCCTGGTGGGTCTGCGCCCTCATCGCCTGGGTCATCGTCGGCATCATGGGAGTCCTCCGCGTCGACTTCTCCGCGAAGGTGCTCGGCATCATCGTCGGCGCGGAGTTCCTCGTCGTCATCGTCTTCGACATCATCGGACTCGCCCACAGCCCCGAAGGCATCACCGGCGACGGGCTCGCGTTCGATCAGCTCTTCGCACCCGGGGTCGGCGCGGCCCTGGCATTCTCGATCGCGGCTTTTATGGGCTTCGAATCCGGGGCCATCTACAACGAGGAGGTCAAGGATCCCCGTCGCACGGCCGGTCGGGCCACCGTCATCGCCGTGAGCATCATCGCGGTGTTCTATGCGTTCTCCGCCTGGGCGATGGTCATCGGCGAAGGGGCCTCGCAGGTCATCGGCCGCTCCCAGGAATTCGGACCCGACCTCATGTTCGTCTTCCTCGGCGAACACGCCCCGGTGTGGTTCGTCGACCTCGGCAACCTGCTGTTCCTCACCTCGCTGCTGGCCGCACTCGTGGCCTTCCACAACATCGTCGCCCGCTACGTCTTCGCCCTCGGCCGGGACCGAGTCCTTCCGCAGTCGCTGGCCAGGACCTCACGACGCACCGGCGCGCCGGTGGCCGGCTCCCTCACCCAGTCGGCGCTGGCACTCGTCATCATCCTCGTCTTCGCCGTGGTCGGCTCCGGCAGCGATGACCCGCTGTTCCCTGTCGTCACCCTCTTCACCTGGCTGACGAACATGGGTGCCTTCGGGCTCGTCCTGCTCATGGCGCTGACCGCGCTCGCCGTCGTCGGCTTCCTGCGCACGAAGTCGGGGGAGTATTCGCTGTGGACCCGCGTCATCGCCCCCGGCCTGTCTGCGGTCGGATTGCTCGCCCTGTTCGTCGCCATCGTCATCAACTTCAATGTCCTCATCGGCGCAGAGGGCACCTCGGTGCTGTCCTGGCTGCTGCCGGCCATCGTTCTCGTCCCCGGGCTCATCGGCACGATCTGGGCCATCGTCCTCCGCTCGTCCGCGCCGCACCTCTATGCAGGAATCGGTTCGGGTGGTTCCCTGGGATGA